A single region of the Paenibacillus sp. genome encodes:
- the leuB gene encoding 3-isopropylmalate dehydrogenase, with translation MAETKKIAVIAGDGIGPEVVAEAIKVIRKTEEVFGYKFEFEHGLFGGIAIDEKGTPLPEETLQLCKSADAVLLGAVGGPKWDNNPKELRPETGLLGIRKALGLFSNLRPAFVFDCLIEASTIKEEVLRGTDLIVVRELTGGIYFGDKFRRQGPNGEEAVDTCVYSVPEVERIARQAFEIALKRRKKLASVDKANVLESSRLWRETVVRIAADYPEVELEHVLVDNCAMQLLRRPTSFDVIVTENMFGDILSDEAAMLTGSIGMLSSASMGEGSFGLYEPVHGSAPDIAGQGIANPIATILSVALMFRLTFGYEDAATAIENAVKSVLDAGHRTGDIAVDKSKAIGTTAMGDLIVNAIAK, from the coding sequence ATGGCAGAGACGAAAAAAATCGCGGTCATCGCCGGCGACGGCATCGGACCGGAGGTCGTCGCGGAAGCGATCAAAGTCATCCGCAAGACGGAAGAAGTGTTCGGCTACAAATTCGAGTTCGAGCACGGCTTGTTCGGCGGCATCGCCATCGACGAGAAGGGGACGCCGCTCCCGGAAGAGACGCTCCAGCTGTGCAAAAGCGCGGACGCGGTGCTGCTCGGCGCCGTCGGCGGCCCGAAATGGGACAACAACCCGAAGGAGCTGCGTCCGGAGACGGGCCTGCTCGGCATCCGCAAGGCGCTCGGCCTATTCTCGAACCTGCGCCCGGCGTTCGTGTTCGACTGCTTGATCGAAGCGTCGACGATTAAAGAAGAAGTGCTTCGCGGCACGGACCTCATCGTCGTGCGCGAGCTGACCGGCGGCATCTACTTCGGCGACAAGTTCCGCCGCCAAGGACCGAACGGCGAAGAAGCGGTAGACACGTGCGTCTACAGCGTGCCCGAAGTGGAGCGCATCGCGCGTCAAGCGTTCGAAATCGCGTTGAAGCGCCGCAAAAAATTGGCTTCCGTCGACAAGGCGAACGTGCTCGAGTCGTCCCGCCTGTGGCGCGAGACGGTCGTCCGCATCGCGGCCGACTATCCGGAAGTCGAGCTCGAGCACGTGCTCGTCGACAACTGCGCGATGCAGCTGCTCCGCCGCCCGACGAGCTTCGACGTCATCGTCACCGAGAACATGTTCGGCGACATCCTCTCCGACGAAGCGGCGATGCTGACGGGCTCCATCGGCATGCTGAGTTCCGCGTCGATGGGCGAAGGCAGCTTCGGCCTGTACGAGCCGGTGCATGGCTCCGCGCCGGACATCGCCGGCCAGGGCATCGCGAACCCGATCGCGACGATTCTCTCCGTCGCGCTCATGTTCCGCCTCACGTTCGGCTACGAGGACGCGGCGACAGCGATCGAGAACGCCGTCAAGTCGGTGCTCGACGCCGGCCACCGGACGGGCGACATCGCCGTCGACAAGTCGAAGGCGATCGGCACGACGGCGATGGGCGATTTGATCGTGAACGCCATCGCGAAATAA
- the leuA gene encoding 2-isopropylmalate synthase — translation MNNVEKYARGYFMPPRQSLKWAQKEYIDAAPIWCSVDLRDGNQALIVPMNLEEKLEYFQMLVDIGFKEIEVGFPAASETEFTFLRTLIENDMIPDDVTIQVLTQSRDHIIRKTFESLRGAKRAIVHLYNSTSLAQREQVFRKSKQEIIDIAVDGAKLFLECAAQTEGNFQFQYSPESFTGTEVDFALEICNAVLDVWQPTPDNKVIINLPSTVQMSMPHVYASQIEFMSENLKYRDSVIVSLHPHNDRGTGVADAELGILAGGQRVEGTLFGNGERTGNVDIVTLALNMYSHGVDPKLNFHNLPEILKVYERLTRMRVGERQPYGGELVFTAFSGSHQDAIAKGMKWREEQNPPHWSVPYLPIDPHDIGREYEGDIIRINSQSGKGGVAYVLQQKYGLDLPQGMRESLGYRVKDVSDKLQKELMAEEIFAIFQESFVNVNEPISFVRYRFQGSDDYSTIVTVRIDGETKELEGNGNGRLDAISNALQTNLGISFSNLVYKEHALEIGSGAQAISYIGVTDANGVVHWGSGVDADIMTSSVKALFSAVNNMNRRA, via the coding sequence ATGAATAACGTGGAGAAGTACGCCAGAGGCTATTTTATGCCTCCGCGGCAGAGCCTGAAGTGGGCGCAGAAAGAATATATCGATGCAGCGCCGATTTGGTGCAGCGTCGACCTTCGGGACGGCAACCAGGCGCTCATCGTGCCGATGAACTTGGAGGAGAAGCTCGAATACTTCCAAATGCTCGTCGATATCGGATTCAAGGAGATCGAGGTCGGGTTTCCGGCCGCGTCGGAGACGGAATTCACGTTCCTGCGGACGTTGATCGAGAACGATATGATTCCGGACGACGTCACGATTCAGGTGCTGACCCAGTCCCGCGACCATATCATTCGGAAAACGTTCGAATCGCTCCGCGGCGCGAAACGGGCGATCGTGCATCTGTATAACTCTACTTCCTTGGCGCAGCGCGAGCAGGTGTTCCGGAAGTCGAAGCAGGAGATCATCGACATCGCGGTGGATGGCGCGAAGCTGTTCTTGGAATGCGCGGCACAAACCGAGGGGAATTTCCAGTTCCAATATTCGCCGGAAAGCTTCACGGGCACGGAGGTCGATTTCGCGCTCGAGATTTGCAACGCAGTGCTCGACGTATGGCAGCCGACGCCGGACAATAAGGTGATCATCAACCTGCCATCGACGGTGCAGATGTCGATGCCGCATGTGTACGCCAGTCAGATCGAGTTCATGAGCGAAAATTTGAAGTATCGGGACAGCGTCATCGTGTCGCTCCATCCGCATAACGACCGGGGGACGGGCGTCGCGGACGCGGAGCTCGGCATCCTGGCCGGGGGCCAGCGCGTGGAGGGCACGCTGTTCGGCAACGGCGAGCGCACCGGCAACGTGGATATCGTCACGCTGGCGCTCAACATGTACTCGCACGGCGTCGATCCGAAGCTGAATTTCCATAACCTCCCTGAAATCCTGAAGGTGTACGAACGGCTGACGAGAATGCGCGTCGGCGAGCGCCAGCCTTACGGCGGCGAGCTCGTCTTCACGGCGTTCTCGGGCTCTCACCAGGACGCGATCGCGAAGGGCATGAAATGGCGCGAAGAGCAAAATCCGCCGCACTGGAGCGTGCCGTACCTGCCGATCGATCCGCATGATATCGGCCGCGAATACGAAGGGGACATCATCCGCATCAACAGCCAATCCGGCAAAGGCGGCGTTGCGTACGTGCTGCAGCAGAAGTACGGTCTCGACCTGCCGCAGGGCATGCGGGAAAGCCTCGGCTACCGGGTCAAGGACGTGTCCGACAAGCTGCAAAAGGAGCTCATGGCGGAAGAAATTTTCGCGATCTTCCAGGAATCGTTCGTCAACGTGAACGAGCCGATCTCGTTCGTGCGCTACCGCTTCCAAGGCAGCGACGACTATTCCACGATCGTGACGGTGCGGATCGACGGGGAGACGAAGGAGCTCGAAGGGAACGGGAACGGCCGTCTGGACGCGATCAGCAACGCGCTGCAGACGAATCTCGGCATCTCGTTCTCGAACTTGGTGTACAAGGAGCATGCGCTCGAAATCGGCTCCGGCGCGCAGGCGATTTCCTACATCGGCGTCACTGATGCGAACGGCGTCGTGCACTGGGGGTCCGGCGTCGACGCGGACATTATGACGTCGTCCGTCAAGGCGCTGTTCAGCGCGGTCAACAACATGAACCGCCGGGCGTGA
- the ilvC gene encoding ketol-acid reductoisomerase, which produces MAVTLYYDKDADLGNLSGKTVAVIGYGSQGHAHSQNLRDSGINVIVGLRRGKSWTKAENDGFKVMEVSEAAAQADVIMILMPDETQAKVYNEEIAPNIKSGAALLFAHGFNVHYGQIQPRSDVDVLLVAPKSPGHLVRRVYVEGFGVPGLIAIHQNATGKAFDIGIAYARGIGCTRAGVIETTFKEETETDLFGEQAVLCGGVSALIKAGFETLTEAGYAPEMAYFECLHELKLIVDLIYEGGLATMRDSISNTAEYGDYVTGPRIVTEETKKEMKRVLEDIQTGRFARDFILENQSNKAFMTATRRNEAAHPIEQVGSQLRDMMAWIKK; this is translated from the coding sequence ATGGCAGTAACATTGTACTACGACAAAGACGCAGATCTTGGCAACCTTAGCGGCAAAACGGTAGCGGTCATTGGTTACGGCTCCCAGGGCCACGCGCATTCCCAAAACCTTCGCGACAGCGGCATCAACGTGATCGTCGGCCTTCGCCGCGGCAAGTCGTGGACGAAAGCGGAAAACGACGGCTTCAAAGTCATGGAAGTTTCTGAAGCGGCTGCGCAAGCTGACGTCATCATGATCCTTATGCCGGACGAGACGCAAGCGAAAGTATATAACGAAGAAATCGCTCCGAACATCAAGAGCGGCGCGGCGCTGTTGTTCGCGCACGGCTTCAACGTTCACTACGGCCAAATCCAGCCGCGCAGCGACGTCGACGTATTGCTCGTCGCTCCGAAGTCGCCGGGTCACCTCGTTCGCCGCGTATACGTCGAAGGTTTCGGCGTACCGGGCCTCATCGCGATTCACCAGAACGCGACGGGCAAGGCGTTCGACATCGGCATCGCCTACGCTCGCGGCATCGGCTGCACGCGCGCAGGGGTTATCGAAACGACGTTCAAAGAAGAGACGGAAACCGACCTGTTCGGCGAGCAAGCAGTGCTTTGCGGCGGCGTATCCGCGCTGATCAAAGCCGGCTTCGAAACGCTGACGGAAGCGGGCTACGCTCCGGAAATGGCGTACTTCGAGTGCCTCCACGAGCTGAAGCTGATCGTCGACCTGATCTATGAAGGCGGCCTCGCGACGATGCGCGACTCCATCTCCAACACGGCGGAGTACGGCGACTACGTGACGGGTCCTCGCATCGTGACGGAAGAGACGAAGAAGGAAATGAAGCGCGTCCTCGAGGACATCCAAACGGGGCGTTTCGCTCGCGACTTCATCCTCGAGAACCAGTCCAACAAGGCGTTCATGACGGCGACGCGCCGCAACGAAGCCGCTCATCCGATCGAGCAAGTCGGCTCGCAGCTGCGCGACATGATGGCTTGGATCAAGAAGTAA
- the ilvN gene encoding acetolactate synthase small subunit: protein MTTKHTISVLVNDQPGVLQRVSGLFGRRGFNIESITVGTSEEPGLSRMIIVTTGDESTLEQVQKQLYKLIDVIKVIDLSANPMVSRELALIKVNAEPSLRPEILGVVETFRASIVDISPSTVIVQVVGDTEKIDAMVELMKPYGILQLTRTGVTAINRGAGK, encoded by the coding sequence ATGACGACGAAGCATACGATCTCCGTCCTCGTCAACGACCAGCCCGGGGTGCTGCAACGCGTCTCGGGTCTGTTCGGACGGCGCGGCTTTAACATCGAAAGCATCACCGTGGGGACCTCGGAAGAACCGGGGCTCTCCCGGATGATCATCGTGACGACCGGCGACGAATCGACGCTGGAACAAGTCCAAAAGCAGCTGTACAAGCTGATCGACGTCATCAAGGTGATCGACCTGAGCGCGAATCCGATGGTGTCCCGCGAGCTCGCCCTGATCAAGGTGAACGCGGAGCCGAGCTTGCGGCCGGAAATTCTCGGCGTCGTCGAGACGTTCCGCGCGAGCATCGTCGACATCTCGCCGTCGACGGTCATCGTGCAGGTCGTCGGCGACACGGAGAAGATCGACGCGATGGTCGAGCTCATGAAGCCGTACGGCATCCTGCAGCTGACGCGCACGGGCGTCACCGCGATCAACCGCGGCGCCGGAAAGTAA
- the ilvB gene encoding biosynthetic-type acetolactate synthase large subunit, translated as MDSEELRSRLLKPDVISGSEILLRSLLLEGVECVFGYPGGAVLYIYDAMHGNPDFKHLLTRHEQGAIHAADGYARSTGKVGVCIATSGPGATNLVTGIATAYMDSVPLVVITGNVATTYIGTDAFQEADITGITMPITKHSYLVRDVKDLAKTIREAFHIANTGRKGPVLIDIPKDVSAQLTEFHYPEEVSIRGYNPTVMPNKGQVNKLLQAIEEAERPVILAGGGVVYAGAHEELMEFAEKTQIPVTTTLLGLGGFPSAHELWMGMPGMHGTWTANTALQNCDLLIGIGARFDDRVTMKVSEFAPKAKIAHIDVDPAEIGKNVPTAIPCVGDVKMVLELANKKAKKAKSDAWVSQIQAWKKERPLSYKDSDVELKPQWVVELIHETTKGDAFVTTDVGQHQMWAAQYYRFNHPRRWISSGGLGTMGFGFPSAIGVQIANPDATVVSINGDGGMQMCSQELAICAIHNIPVKIAVLNNTVLGMVRQWQEIIHGQRFSHIDLAGSPDFVKLAEAYGVKGLRASNKEEARAAWEEALATPGPVLVEFVVRRDENVYPMVQAGTSISEMIMGDDE; from the coding sequence CTGGATAGTGAAGAACTGCGCAGCCGTCTGTTGAAGCCCGACGTCATTTCGGGCTCTGAAATTTTGCTCCGCTCCTTGCTCCTCGAAGGAGTGGAATGCGTATTCGGATACCCCGGCGGCGCCGTGTTGTATATTTACGACGCGATGCACGGGAATCCCGACTTTAAACATTTGCTGACCCGCCACGAGCAGGGCGCGATCCACGCGGCCGACGGCTACGCGCGTTCGACGGGCAAGGTCGGCGTCTGCATCGCGACGTCGGGCCCGGGGGCGACGAACCTCGTCACGGGCATCGCCACGGCGTACATGGATTCCGTGCCGCTCGTCGTCATTACGGGCAACGTCGCGACGACGTACATCGGCACGGACGCGTTCCAAGAAGCCGATATCACCGGCATCACGATGCCGATCACGAAGCACAGCTATTTGGTGCGCGACGTCAAGGATCTCGCGAAGACGATCCGCGAAGCGTTCCACATCGCGAACACGGGCCGCAAGGGGCCGGTCCTCATCGACATTCCGAAGGACGTGTCCGCGCAGCTGACGGAGTTCCATTACCCGGAAGAAGTCAGTATCCGCGGCTACAACCCGACGGTCATGCCGAACAAGGGCCAAGTCAACAAGCTGCTGCAGGCGATCGAGGAAGCGGAGCGTCCGGTCATCCTCGCGGGCGGCGGCGTCGTTTACGCCGGCGCGCACGAAGAGCTGATGGAGTTCGCGGAGAAGACGCAGATTCCGGTTACGACGACGCTGCTCGGCCTCGGGGGCTTCCCGAGCGCGCACGAGCTGTGGATGGGCATGCCGGGCATGCACGGCACGTGGACGGCCAATACGGCGCTGCAAAACTGCGACTTGCTGATCGGCATCGGCGCCCGGTTCGACGACCGCGTGACGATGAAGGTGTCGGAATTCGCCCCGAAGGCGAAAATCGCGCACATCGACGTCGATCCGGCGGAAATCGGGAAGAACGTGCCGACGGCCATCCCTTGCGTCGGCGACGTGAAGATGGTGCTCGAACTCGCCAACAAGAAGGCGAAGAAAGCGAAGTCCGACGCGTGGGTTTCCCAAATCCAGGCATGGAAGAAGGAGCGTCCGCTCTCCTACAAAGATTCCGACGTCGAACTGAAGCCGCAATGGGTCGTCGAGCTCATCCACGAGACGACGAAGGGCGACGCGTTCGTCACGACGGACGTCGGCCAGCACCAAATGTGGGCGGCGCAGTACTATCGTTTCAACCATCCGCGTCGCTGGATCTCGTCCGGCGGTCTCGGCACGATGGGCTTCGGCTTCCCGTCCGCGATCGGCGTCCAAATCGCCAACCCGGACGCGACGGTCGTCTCGATCAACGGCGACGGCGGCATGCAGATGTGCTCGCAGGAGCTCGCGATCTGCGCGATCCATAACATCCCGGTCAAAATCGCGGTGCTCAACAACACGGTGCTCGGCATGGTGCGCCAGTGGCAGGAGATCATCCACGGCCAGCGCTTCAGCCACATCGACCTCGCGGGCAGCCCGGATTTCGTGAAGCTGGCGGAAGCGTACGGCGTCAAGGGGCTCCGCGCCTCGAACAAAGAAGAAGCGCGCGCGGCTTGGGAAGAAGCGCTCGCTACGCCGGGTCCGGTGCTCGTCGAGTTCGTCGTCCGCCGCGACGAGAACGTGTATCCGATGGTGCAGGCGGGAACGTCGATCAGCGAGATGATTATGGGGGATGACGAATGA
- a CDS encoding DUF4179 domain-containing protein gives MNRGKPPEECWLEEQGKALRGAPVPEGRLDEAIRSGIRRASAESRERRRFGRAGWSAAAAVVTVLCIAGSIRLSPAFAEAVGRLPGMESIVELIRYDRGLTEAVRNDYYQAIGAYETHGEVTFAVDGVIPDEKRLLIFYTIRDASGVVGARLHEATLRLPDGSIASGYSMSYRGSWDGEAAPAYSDVAELLFTEEADVPAEFTLEVRLATMGLPSDDVWRVPIRIDLAQRPAAEYRIDRKVDIEGQRVTFSKAIVYPTRIAVELEYDPNNTKEIFSFLDLALIGDGGERFAERSSFLETGLRRTVYFEGSSFSIPESLTLTGSAARAIDKERTHLVVDTGRKRVLEAPDDRISLTSVTDLGDSLELCFELRGVAADDFMIYSVVESEFEDAQGRSYRTGSGQRSARPGDDRQSFALEIPDEAYEQPLRFEIYNYPGYIREPFEIRIR, from the coding sequence ATGAATCGAGGGAAGCCGCCGGAGGAATGCTGGTTAGAAGAGCAAGGCAAGGCGCTGCGAGGCGCGCCGGTGCCGGAAGGCCGCTTGGACGAGGCGATCCGCTCGGGCATTCGCCGCGCGTCGGCCGAAAGTAGGGAGCGGCGCCGGTTCGGCCGAGCCGGCTGGAGCGCCGCCGCCGCGGTCGTGACGGTGCTGTGCATCGCGGGATCGATCCGCCTCTCCCCCGCGTTCGCCGAAGCGGTCGGCCGTCTCCCGGGGATGGAATCGATCGTGGAGCTGATTCGCTACGACCGAGGGTTGACGGAAGCGGTGCGCAACGATTATTACCAGGCCATCGGCGCTTATGAGACGCACGGCGAGGTGACGTTCGCGGTGGACGGCGTCATCCCCGATGAGAAGCGGCTGCTGATTTTCTATACGATTCGGGACGCCTCGGGCGTCGTCGGCGCGCGGCTGCACGAAGCGACGCTTCGTCTGCCGGACGGCTCGATCGCGTCCGGCTACTCGATGTCGTACCGCGGGAGCTGGGACGGGGAGGCGGCGCCGGCGTACTCCGACGTCGCCGAGCTGCTGTTCACCGAGGAAGCGGACGTTCCGGCGGAGTTTACGCTGGAGGTGCGGCTTGCAACGATGGGGCTGCCGAGCGACGACGTCTGGCGCGTGCCGATTCGGATCGATCTCGCGCAGCGTCCCGCCGCCGAGTATCGCATCGACCGGAAGGTCGACATCGAAGGACAGCGCGTGACGTTCAGCAAGGCGATCGTATATCCGACGCGCATCGCCGTCGAGCTCGAGTACGATCCGAACAATACGAAGGAAATATTCTCGTTCCTGGATCTGGCGCTGATCGGCGACGGGGGGGAGCGGTTTGCGGAACGCAGCTCGTTCCTCGAAACCGGCTTGCGCAGAACGGTGTATTTCGAGGGCAGCTCGTTCTCGATTCCCGAGTCGCTGACGCTGACCGGCTCCGCAGCCCGCGCCATCGACAAGGAGCGAACGCATCTCGTCGTCGATACGGGGCGGAAACGGGTGCTGGAGGCGCCGGACGACCGCATTTCGCTGACGTCGGTGACGGATCTCGGCGACTCGCTCGAGCTGTGTTTCGAGCTTCGGGGCGTCGCGGCGGACGATTTTATGATTTATTCCGTCGTCGAATCCGAGTTCGAGGACGCTCAAGGGCGGTCGTACCGGACGGGCAGCGGCCAACGTTCCGCCAGGCCGGGGGACGACCGGCAATCGTTCGCCTTGGAGATCCCGGACGAGGCATACGAACAGCCGCTGCGGTTCGAGATATACAACTACCCGGGGTACATTCGCGAGCCGTTCGAAATTCGAATCCGCTAA
- a CDS encoding sigma-70 family RNA polymerase sigma factor has protein sequence MDRTERLARAAMDGDSEAFYELMSLQKERMYRIAYAYFKNEDDAIEAIQETAYRAWKTFRKLREPRYASTWLIRILLNCCNDERKRKRRLRGGAEREVGAAPSAEGEVVARLDMTEAMERLKPKYREVLLLKYYEDMTLGEIAAALGRPVGTVKARLHKALALARAIMSEGEGER, from the coding sequence GTGGACCGAACGGAGCGTTTGGCGAGGGCGGCGATGGACGGCGACAGCGAGGCGTTTTACGAGCTGATGTCGCTGCAGAAGGAGCGGATGTACCGCATCGCCTACGCGTATTTCAAGAACGAGGACGACGCGATTGAAGCGATTCAGGAGACGGCGTACCGCGCGTGGAAGACGTTCCGCAAGCTGCGGGAACCGCGCTATGCCTCGACGTGGTTGATCCGTATTCTGCTCAACTGCTGTAATGACGAGCGCAAGCGCAAGCGGCGACTGCGCGGCGGCGCCGAGCGGGAGGTCGGCGCCGCCCCTTCGGCGGAAGGAGAGGTCGTCGCTCGGCTGGACATGACGGAAGCGATGGAGCGGCTGAAGCCGAAATATCGGGAAGTGCTGCTGTTGAAATATTACGAGGACATGACGCTGGGAGAAATCGCGGCGGCGCTCGGCCGGCCGGTCGGGACGGTGAAGGCGCGGCTGCATAAGGCGCTGGCGCTGGCGAGGGCGATCATGAGCGAAGGGGAGGGAGAGCGATGA
- the rplT gene encoding 50S ribosomal protein L20 has translation MTRVKGGFVTRRRHKKFLKLAKGYFGAKHRLFKKAHEQVMKSLLYAYRDRRQTKRNFRKLWIVRINAAARNNGLSYSRMMHGLKLAGITVNRKMLADLAVNDVNAFNALAGKAKEQINA, from the coding sequence ATGACCAGAGTTAAGGGCGGGTTCGTGACTCGTCGTCGTCATAAGAAATTTTTGAAGCTTGCTAAAGGTTACTTCGGTGCGAAGCACCGCCTGTTCAAAAAAGCGCACGAGCAAGTGATGAAGTCCTTGCTGTACGCATACCGCGACCGTCGTCAGACGAAGCGCAACTTCCGCAAGCTGTGGATCGTGCGGATCAACGCCGCAGCCCGCAACAACGGCTTGTCCTACAGCCGCATGATGCACGGCCTGAAGCTCGCCGGCATCACGGTCAACCGCAAGATGCTCGCCGACCTCGCGGTCAACGACGTGAACGCGTTCAACGCGCTCGCGGGCAAAGCGAAAGAGCAAATCAACGCGTAA
- the rpmI gene encoding 50S ribosomal protein L35, whose amino-acid sequence MPKMKTHSSLKDRFKVTGTGKVKRYKAYKNHLLSGKSPRQKRVLSGQPLLHTGDYARMKQQLLNLK is encoded by the coding sequence ATGCCGAAAATGAAGACGCATAGCAGCTTGAAAGACCGTTTCAAAGTTACGGGCACGGGCAAAGTGAAGCGCTACAAAGCGTACAAAAACCACTTGCTGTCCGGCAAAAGCCCGCGCCAAAAGCGCGTGTTGAGCGGCCAGCCGCTTCTTCACACGGGAGACTACGCTCGCATGAAGCAGCAACTCCTCAACCTCAAATAA
- the infC gene encoding translation initiation factor IF-3: MIRSNHSWRWQTISKDHQINEEIRAKEVRLVGPEGEQLGIVPFREAMQKAIDANLDLVNVAPTAKPPVCRIMDYGKFRYEQQKKEKENRKNQKIVELKEVRFSATIDEHDFQTKLRNVVKFLNEQDKVKCTIRFRGREITHASVGQKVLERVAAEVEAIGIQERRPKLEGRSMIMILAPNKPN, encoded by the coding sequence TTGATCCGTTCGAACCATTCCTGGAGGTGGCAAACCATTAGCAAGGACCATCAGATTAACGAAGAGATTCGCGCGAAGGAAGTACGTCTTGTAGGGCCCGAGGGCGAGCAGCTGGGCATTGTGCCGTTCCGCGAAGCGATGCAGAAAGCCATTGACGCGAATCTCGACCTGGTGAACGTCGCTCCGACCGCGAAGCCGCCGGTATGCCGGATTATGGACTACGGGAAGTTCCGGTACGAGCAGCAAAAGAAAGAGAAAGAAAACCGCAAAAACCAGAAGATCGTCGAGCTCAAGGAAGTACGCTTCAGCGCGACGATCGACGAGCACGACTTCCAGACGAAGCTTCGCAACGTCGTGAAGTTCTTGAACGAGCAGGACAAGGTGAAATGCACGATCCGCTTCCGCGGACGCGAAATCACCCATGCCAGCGTCGGCCAGAAGGTGCTCGAGCGCGTAGCGGCCGAGGTCGAGGCGATCGGGATTCAAGAACGCCGTCCGAAGCTGGAGGGCCGAAGCATGATCATGATTTTGGCCCCGAACAAACCGAACTAA